Genomic segment of Bacillota bacterium:
GCGCCTGGGAGATGCCGATGGCCTCGGCCACCTCCATCTGCGTCCGGCCTTCGAAGAAACGCATGCGCAGTATCCGTTGCTCCCGGGGGCCGAGCCGGTTCATGGCCTCCCGGATGGAGATCCCTTCCAGCCACACGCCATCCGGGTTCGGGTCGTCGCTGACCTGGTCCATCACGTAGATGGGGTCCCCGCCGTCGTGGTAG
This window contains:
- a CDS encoding sigma-70 family RNA polymerase sigma factor, with product YHDGGDPIYVMDQVSDDPNPDGVWLEGISIREAMNRLGPREQRILRMRFFEGRTQMEVAEAIGISQAQVSRLEKAALKQLRRHMAG